The proteins below are encoded in one region of Doryrhamphus excisus isolate RoL2022-K1 chromosome 4, RoL_Dexc_1.0, whole genome shotgun sequence:
- the araf gene encoding serine/threonine-protein kinase A-Raf, whose translation MSSTSSYSSSGETSPEDVPRGGGTIRVYLPNKQRTVVNVRRGQTVYESLDKALKVRGLSQDCCAVFRLLEGRKRLTDWDTDITPLVGEELLVEVLDDIPLTMHNFVRKTYFKLAYCDFCHKFLFNGFRCQTCGYKFHQHCSSKVPTVCVDMDTVSKRCDPGPCTDEYPQILLPENSPSQNNIALTAEPAGMDLLSPTSAFRFPMPTGDGQSLQRHRSTSTPNVHIVSTVSPAVASIIEETLKFNNTIGPEPSPKPSTSPPSSLSSPGRRPPKSPSEHKERKPSSSDDKKKVHRGGYRDSSYYWEVHSWEVTILKRIGAGSFGTVFKGKWHGDVAIKILKVTEPTPEQLQAFKNEMQVLRKTRHVNILLFMGYMTKPNFAIITQWCEGSSLYRHLHVTETKFDTMRRIDVARQTAQGMDYLHAKNIIHRDLKSNNIFLHEGWTVKIGDFGLATVKSRWSGSQQVEQPSGSILWMAPEVIRMQDSNPYTFQSDVYGYGVVLFELMSGTLPYSNINNRDQIIFMVGRGYLSPDLSKLNSTLPKSMKRLIVDCLKFKRDERPLFPQILVSIEHVQDLLPKIERSRSEPSLHRAVHAEDLNPLLFHTTRLVPL comes from the exons ATGTCCTCTACCTCCTCATACTCCTCCTCTGGGGAAACGAGTCCCGAGGACGTACCCCGAGGTGGGGGCACCATCCGAGTCTACCTCCCTAATAAGCAGAGGACTGTG GTGAATGTTCGCAGAGGGCAGACGGTGTATGAGAGTTTAGATAAAGCTCTCAAAGTCAGAGGCCTCAGCCAAGACTGCTGTGCTGTATTTCGCCTTCTGGAAGG TCGTAAGAGGCTGACAGACTGGGACACGGACATCACTCCTCTGGTAGGAGAGGAGCTTTTAGTTGAGGTTCTGGATGATATTCCCCTGACCATGCACAACTTT GTACGGAAGACCTACTTCAAACTGGCTTACTGTGATTTTTGCCACAAGTTCCTATTCAATGGTTTTAGGTGTCAGACTTGCGGCTACAAGTTTCACCAGCACTGTAGCAGCAAGGTACCGACCGTTTGCGTGGACATGGACACCGTAAGCAAAAG GTGTGATCCAGGTCCCTGCACAGATGAGTATCCTCAGATACTCTTGCCAGAAAATTCTCCATCCCAGAATAACATAGCCTTAACTGCAGAACCTGCTGG GATGGACCTTCTGTCCCCGACATCAGCCTTTCGCTTCCCCATGCCCACCGGAGACGGCCAGTCCCTCCAGAGACACCGCTCCACGTCCACTCCCAACGTTCATATAGTCAGCACAGTGAGCCCTGCTGTTGCCAGCATCATAGAG GAAACACTGAAATTCAACAACACAATAG GTCCTGAGCCATCACCAAAGCCCTCCACCAGCCCACCCTCGTCTTTAAGCTCTCCTGGGCGAAGACCACCCAAGTCCCCCTCGGAGCATAAGGAGCGAAAGCCTTCTTCatctgatgacaaaaaaaaagta CATCGGGGGGGCTACAGGGACTCAAGTTACTACTGGGAGGTCCACTCGTGGGAAGTCACCATCCTGAAGAGAATAGGAGCTGGCTCCTTTGGAACTGTATTTAAGGGCAAGTGGCATGGAGATGTCGCAATCAAGATCCTTAAAGTCACAGAGCCCACACCTGAACAGTTGCAGGCCTTTAAAAACGAAATGCAGGTCTTACG GAAAACTCGCCATGTCAACATCCTGTTGTTCATGGGCTACATGACCAAGCCCAACTTCGCCATCATCACGCAGTGGTGTGAAGGCAGCAGCTTGTACCGCCATCTGCACGTCACTGAAACCAAGTTTGACACCATGAGGCGCATCGACGTGGCCAGACAGACGGCACAGGGGATGGA ttaTCTTCATGCAAAGAACATCATTCATCGAGACCTGAAATCTAACA ATATTTTTCTCCATGAAGGTTGGACTGTTAAGATTGGGGACTTTGGTCTTGCCACAGTCAAGTCACGGTGGAGCGGCTCTCAACAGGTGGAGCAACCCAGTGGATCCATTCTTTGGATG GCTCCAGAGGTGATCCGCATGCAGGACAGCAATCCTTACACATTCCAATCGGATGTTTATGGCTACGGAGTTGTGCTGTTTGAGCTGATGTCGGGCACCCTGCCTTActccaacatcaacaacagagATCAG ATCATTTTCATGGTGGGACGTGGGTACTTGTCTCCGGACCTCAGCAAGCTCAACAGCACCTTACCCAAGTCCATGAAAAGGCTGATCGTCGACTGCCTGAAGTTCAAGCGCGATGAGAGGCCCTTGTTTCCTCAG ATCTTGGTATCCATCGAGCACGTGCAGGACCTGCTGCCAAAAATCGAACGCAGTCGCTCGGAGCCCTCGCTTCACCGGGCCGTCCATGCCGAGGACCTGAACCCCCTCCTGTTCCACACCACCAGGCTGGTGCCTCTCTGA
- the zgc:64051 gene encoding leukocyte surface antigen CD53: MTNSCLKCLKYTMCVANFLCFICGVAVMGFGIFMMVNFKLAALTPSLASFNVANLLLISGIVITCVSFLGFLGALKENRCLLLTFFLMLFFLLLVELTAACLLLMHEHQISAWVEKDLNEGLAQAKGKKPDEFLSEWDLVQETFDCCGVHNVSDWGDVPNVPKSCCISQCSMYRSKGCLDRLKNWFEENFLSTGISVIVLCVIEVLGMCFAMTLFCHISSSGLGYKL; the protein is encoded by the exons ATGACTAACAGCTGCCTGAAGTGTTTAAAGTACACCATGTGTGTTGCCAACTTCCTTTGTTTT ATATGCGGCGTGGCTGTGATGGGCTTTGGCATCTTCATGATGGTCAACTTCAAACTGGCGGCTCTCACGCCTTCGCTGGCCAGCTTTAATGTTGCCAACTTGCTGCTCATCAGTGGCATCGTCATCACGTGCGTTTCCTTCCTGGGCTTCCTGGGCGCTCTGAAGGAGAACCGCTGTCTACTGTTGACG ttCTTCCTGATGCTCTTCTTCCTTCTGCTGGTGGAGCTGACAGCCGCCTGCTTGCTTCTGATGCACGAGCACCAG ATCTCTGCGTGGGTGGAGAAGGACCTGAACGAAGGTTTGGCGCaagcaaaaggaaaaaaaccgGATGAGTTTCTCAGCGAATGGGATCTGGTTCAGGAAACG TTTGATTGCTGCGGGGTTCACAATGTGTCAGACTGGGGGGACGTTCCCAACGTTCCCAAATCCTGCTGCATCTCCCAATGTTCAATGTACAGATCCAAG GGCTGTTTGGACCGGCTGAAAAACTGGTTTGAAGAAAATTTCCTCAGCACTGGGATTTCTGTCATTGTGCTTTGCGTTATCGAG GTGTTGGGGATGTGCTTCGCCATGACGCTCTTCTGCCACATCAGCAGCTCTGGGCTGGGCTACAAGTTGTAG
- the LOC131128487 gene encoding CCN family member 1-like: protein MLWIYLTSRTLDATFSQPSAKMLPLTLHHFLSTLALCSAAMMADGECPAVCSCAPSSQGCPAGVSWVSDGCGCCKICARQFNEDCSANQPCDHIKGLRCHLGAGGDPERGLCRAEASGLPCEFNGQLYQHSENFQPSCQHQCTCMNGVVGCMPLCPHRVPLPTWQCPRPRLARPQDACCEEWLCDHHDNRIREEPEEPPRILLSDAQNLPNHISALLPLKPRPRQPATGGVVFRDSLLPSDPLLESSCFPQTTEWTECSASCGMGLSSRVTNDNPDCQMIRETRLCQIRQCDQELLLAIWEKQGKKCQRTVRPREPVQITFAGCSTLQRYRPRTCGSCTDGRCCKPSLSRTVRLHFLCPDGESFYRNVMWIQRCSCRSSCHAHSRPSGPSLSLHNDVHTFRH from the exons ATGCTGTGGATTTATCTCACGAGCAGGACTTTGGACGCAACTTTCTCGCAACCGTCAGCAAAGATGCTTCCTCTGACgttgcatcacttcctgtccacgctGGCTCTCTGCAGTGCTGCTATGATG gctgaTGGCGAATGCCCGGCGGTGTGCTCCTGCGCCCCCTCGTCCCAAGGGTGCCCAGCAGGGGTCAGCTGGGTGAGCGACGGCTGTGGTTGCTGTAAAATATGCGCACGTCAGTTCAATGAAGACTGCAGCGCCAACCAGCCCTGCGACCACATCAAGGGACTACGCTGCCACCTGGGGGCCGGAGGGGACCCCGAGAGGGGGCTGTGTCGGG CGGAGGCGTCAGGTCTTCCATGTGAGTTCAACGGCCAGTTGTACCAACACAGCGAGAACTTCCAGCCCAGCTGTCAGCACCAGTGCACCTGTATGAACGGCGTGGTGGGCTGCATGCCCCTCTGTCCTCACCGGGTCCCCCTGCCCACCTGGCAATGCCCGCGGCCCCGGCTGGCGAGGCCCCAAGACGCCTGCTGTGAGGAGTGGCTTTGTGACCATCATGACAACCGCATCAGAGAGGAGCCAGAGGAGCCGCCCCGCATCCTTCTGTCGGACGCTCAGAATCTTCCAAACCACATCAGTGCCTTGCTGCCACTCAAGCCACGGCCTCGCCAGCCAGCCACCGGAGGAGTCGTGTTCAGAG ATTCACTCCTCCCATCTGATCCATTGCTGGAGTCCAGCTGCTTCCCACAAACCACTGAGTGGACCGAATGCTCCGCCTCATGTGGGATGGGTCTGTCGAGTCGTGTTACCAATGACAACCCAGACTGTCAAATGATCAGAGAAACCAGGCTGTGCCAGATTCGACAGTGTGACCAGGAGCTTCTTCTCGCTATTTGG GAAAAGCAGGGTAAGAAGTGTCAGAGAACTGTTCGGCCCCGGGAACCAGTCCAAATCACCTTTGCTGGATGCTCTACCCTACAACGATACCGCCCTCGAACCTGTGGATCTTGCACGGACGGCCGCTGCTGCAAACCGTCTCTTTCTCGCACCGTGCGGCTGCACTTCCTTTGCCCGGACGGTGAAAGCTTCTACAGAAATGTCATGTGGATCCAACGCTGCAGCTGCAGGAGCAGCTGCCACGCACACAGCAGACCTTCAGGTCCTTCACTCAGCCTCCACAATGACGTTCACACCTTCAGGCACTGA